In the genome of Candidatus Deferrimicrobiaceae bacterium, the window TCTCCTCGGGCACGATATAGTACGCGCCGCCCATGAAGCCCAGAAGCATCCATAGGACGAGGAGGTTGGTGTGCATCGCGCGCGCCGTGGCGAAGGAGAAGACGTCCACGATCTCCTGCGGGACGGTGAAGGCGTAGCTGGTGGCGAGGTAAAGCCCCAGGAGAACCTGCAGCACGAACAGCGGAAGCGCCGCCACGAAGTACCAATAGGCGATTTTCTGGGAACGGTATTCCATCAGGCCCTCCTTATTTCAGATTCGAAAGGAATTTCGACACTTCCTCGAGCTCACGGTCGGAAAGCCCCGCCTGCGCCGGCATCATCGACTTCGGGTCGACGCTCTTGGGGTCGCGAATTTTACGTTCGATCTGCTCCGCCGAGAGCTTCCGCCCGATCGTGTCCAGTGCGGGTCCGAACGTGCCGCCCGTGCCGCCCAGCGCGTGGCAGTTCATGCATCCCTTGGACTGGAAGACCGCCGCGCCCGGGGAGACCCCCACGGATGCCACCATGGCCTGCTCGCCCCGGCTCAGCCGCTTCTTGCTGTCCTGCGGGGGCCAGTCGTTGTTGTTGATCTCCCCCACCCAGGTGAAGAACGCGACCAGGTCCTCGACCTCGGCGTCGGAAACCTTGAGGTTCGGCATCTTCCTCCACGAGTTGGCGAAGGCCTTCTCGGGGCTCTTCACCCGGTACCGGATCCCGTCGGCCCCGACCCGCTGGACCACCCGGGTCAGGTCGGGAGCATAGTAGCCGCCGAAGCCCAGGATCGTGTGGCAATCGTTGCAGTTGTACTTCTCGAACGCCCGCTTCCCCGCCACGACCTGGTCGGACAGCTTGTCCACGTTCGACAAGGTCGCCACCTGCCGTTGCGTGTCCCACGTGGCGGCGAGGAACAGGACCGCCGAGGAGAGCGTGCCCAGCAGGAAGATCCAGAAGGCGGTCTTTTTGGTCATCCGGCAACCTCCTTTTTCTCGGGTGTGTGCTGCAGACGGAAGAAATCGGACTCGGCGCGGATCGCGGCCGGGAACAGCTCTTCCTCCTCTTTCCGGATATGTTCGGTCAGGTCGGCGCCAAGCTGCGCCAGCCCGGACAGGAGTTCCTCGGGGACGTAGCCTCCCTGGCTACGGATCGCGCCGGAGGCGGCTTCGATGTCCCGGAGGAGCTGTTTCGCCCCTTCATGCTCGAAGATCATCTGGCGGACGGGAGGGGAGACGCCGCAGTGGATGTCCCGCCCGGCGGCCGAGTCCCCCGCGAGGGCCCGCTCGACCGAGATGATCGTGGGGAAGAGGATCTGCTCTTCCTTCATCAGGTGCGCGGTGATCTCCCCGCTCAGGGCGCGGAAGCGTTCGACGATCGTCTTCATCTCCCCCCGCGCGGAAGGATCGGTTTTCCCGTTTTCCCGGACGATCAGCGCCGCCAGGCGGGGAAGGTTTTC includes:
- a CDS encoding c-type cytochrome → MTKKTAFWIFLLGTLSSAVLFLAATWDTQRQVATLSNVDKLSDQVVAGKRAFEKYNCNDCHTILGFGGYYAPDLTRVVQRVGADGIRYRVKSPEKAFANSWRKMPNLKVSDAEVEDLVAFFTWVGEINNNDWPPQDSKKRLSRGEQAMVASVGVSPGAAVFQSKGCMNCHALGGTGGTFGPALDTIGRKLSAEQIERKIRDPKSVDPKSMMPAQAGLSDRELEEVSKFLSNLK
- a CDS encoding hemerythrin domain-containing protein; amino-acid sequence: ENLPRLAALIVRENGKTDPSARGEMKTIVERFRALSGEITAHLMKEEQILFPTIISVERALAGDSAAGRDIHCGVSPPVRQMIFEHEGAKQLLRDIEAASGAIRSQGGYVPEELLSGLAQLGADLTEHIRKEEEELFPAAIRAESDFFRLQHTPEKKEVAG